The Phragmites australis chromosome 15, lpPhrAust1.1, whole genome shotgun sequence genome window below encodes:
- the LOC133893004 gene encoding secreted RxLR effector protein 161-like has protein sequence MEPRLKLSKLSTEPPVDATVYRSIVGSLRYLVNTRPDLAFAVGYVSRFLEDPREDHLAAVKRILRYVAGTQGWGLWFSRREKEKPYLTGFSDSDFAGDVDASKSTTGVMFFLSGSPITWQSMKQKVVAKSSCEAEYIAAANAASQALWLARVLSEMQGTATRAPMLRVDNKSAIALIKNPVLHGQSKHIRVKYHFVRETAEEGLINVEFIRSEDQLSDILTKALGKTKFHELREKIGLININGEHKA, from the coding sequence ATGGAACCGCGCTTGAAGTTGAGCAAGCTCAGCACAGAGCCGCCAGTCGATGCGACGGTGTACAGGAGCATCGTCGGGAGCTTAAGGTACTTGGTCAATACCCGCCCTGATTTGGCATTTGCGGTTGGGTATGTGAGCCGGTTCCTGGAAGATCCACGCGAGGATCACCTCGCAGCTGTGAAGCGCATCTTGCGCTATGTGGCCGGGACCCAAGGATGGGGTCTCTGGTTCAgcaggagggagaaggagaagcctTATCTGACAGGTTTCAGCGACAGTGATTTCGCCGGGGATGTTGATGCGAGCAAAAGCACAACCGGCGTGATGTTCTTCCTCAGCGGCAGTCCGATCACCTGGCAATCCATGAAGCAGAAGGTGGTGGCAAAATCCAGCTGTGAGGCAGAGTATATAGCAGCTGCTAACGCTGCTAGTCAAGCATTGTGGCTCGCTCGTGTGTTGTCTGAGATGCAGGGAACAGCAACAAGAGCGCCAATGCTGAGGGTGGACAACAAGTCTGCCATTGCTTTGATCAAGAATCCAGTTCTCCATGGACAGAGTAAACACATTCGAGTGAAATATCACTTCGTCCGGGAGACTGCAGAGGAAGGTCTGATCAATGTGGAGTTCATCAGAAGCGAAGATCAACTGAGCGACATTCTGACGAAAGCGCTTGGAAAGACCAAGTTTCATGAGCTACGCGAGAAGATCGGCCTCATCAACATCAACGGTGAGCACAAGGCTTAG
- the LOC133893252 gene encoding uncharacterized protein LOC133893252, giving the protein MMEEVPADLRDLVRLPDVLVVCSSSGWTDERHMLYLRLLEETFISQLQDSECSFKGLFNHSARFRRRMKASKQIIKYAEPDQGCLGIVESDRAKPCLKVEHIDSPSCCGNQQDGKVYSLDDNTSTTGPVEEATSHARETSSRQSSTCYFGKHRHSPSRSAEGSDQNFNEETKGIGESRRGCSQKRLKSADDMRDDQVVPSVKAEVQQAGCLNASDKDGDNCEGWSKVHAGLLDAEAGSPSCKDHGPKG; this is encoded by the exons ATGATGGAGGAGGTGCCGGCCGATCTGCGGGACCTCGTGCGCCTGCCG GATGTTCTGGTGGTATGCTCATCTAGTGGATGGACGGATGAAAGACACATGCTCTATCTTAGATTATTGGAAGAAACATTTATAAGCCAATTACAAGACAGTGAATGCAGTTTCAAGGGACTGTTCAATCACTCTGCGAGATTTCGCAGACGTATGAAAGCCTCTAAGCAAATCATTAAATACGCCGAACCTGATCAG GGATGTCTTGGGATTGTTGAGAGTGACAGAGCCAAGCCCTGCTTAAAGGTTGAGCATATCGATTCACCTTCTTGTTGTGGAAATCAGCAAGACGGAAAAGTCTATTCTTTGGATGATAATACATCAACCACCGGGCCGGTAGAAGAAGCCACTTCCCATGCAAGGGAAACAAGCTCTAGACAATCTTCCACGTGCTATTTTGGCAAGCACAGGCATTCCCCTTCTAGGAGTGCAG AGGGGTCAGATCAGAACTTTAATGAGGAGACCAAAGGGATTGGAGAATCAAGAAGAGGATGCAGCCAAAAGCGACTGAAATCTGCTGATGATATGAGGGATGATCAG GTAGTTCCATCCGTGAAGGCAGAAGTCCAGCAAGCGGGCTGCCTTAATGCAAGTGACAAAGACGGAGATAACTGCGAGGGATGGTCGAAGGTGCATGCTGGATTACTGGATGCAGAAGCTGGGTCTCCCTCGTGCAAAGATCATGGACCAAAAGGATAA
- the LOC133893296 gene encoding vacuolar protein sorting-associated protein 27-like isoform X2, translated as METPPPFQESVHCDVCHCTFSAFRRRHHCRSCGRTLCHDHSSYHMALPQFGIYTDVRVCYDCFNKSSSHGRADNVGSAGSISSATESFSGLNLGKEDASSPTKNPSVIECKCGMPLCICEAPKPEPAPVKNVSTVSSSTTQSNPRPKKPASSQQKGSTTSSSNSSSFLNMGLMSNDSNDKSLSDYEVTGEGLREAIKSGDIKGVKKLLSQGVDSNYCDKQGFTLLHLAALFNQTEIALVLMDHGANVQSKNGQGETPLDCAPAMLQYKMRQKMDELAGSH; from the exons ATGGAGACGCCGCCGCCGTTCCAGGAGTCCGTCCACTGCGACGTCTGCCACTGCACCTTCTCCGCCTTCCGCCGCCGC CATCACTGCCGCAGCTGCGGGAGGACGCTCTGCCACGACCACTCTTCGTACCACATG GCTCTGCCGCAGTTCGGAATATACACAGACGTCAGGGTCTGCTACGATTGCTTCAACAAATCCTCAAG CCATGGACGTGCCGATAATGTGGGGTCAGCTGGGAGCATTTCTAGTGCAACTGAATCCTTTTCAGGTCTAAATTTGGGTAAAGAGGATGCTTCGTCGCCTACAAAGAATCCATCAGTTATCGAGTGCAAATGTGGGATGCCTTTGTGCATATGCGAAGCACCGAAACCGGAACCAGCACCTGTTAAG AATGTCAGCACCGTTTCCTCCTCAACCACACAGTCGAACCCGAGACCAAAGAAACCTGCTAGCAGCCAACAGAAGGGTTCGACCACTTCCAGCAGCAACTCAAG CTCTTTCTTAAATATGGGCCTGATGAGCAACGATAGTAATGATAAGAGTCTGTCTGACTATGAAGTTACTGGGGAG GGACTGAGAGAGGCAATCAAAAGTGGGGATATTAAAGGTGTGAAGAAACTTCTTAGCCAG GGAGTGGATTCTAATTACTGCGACAAACAAGGATTTACTTTGCTACATTTG GCTGCGCTATTCAACCAGACTGAGATTGCTCTTGTTCTCATGGACCACGGAGCAAATGTTCAAAGCAAAAATGGACAAG GGGAAACTCCTTTGGACTGTGCTCCAGCCATGCTGCAATACAAAATGCGGCAAAAGATGGACGAACTCGCGGGATCACATTGA
- the LOC133893296 gene encoding uncharacterized protein LOC133893296 isoform X1 produces the protein METPPPFQESVHCDVCHCTFSAFRRRHHCRSCGRTLCHDHSSYHMALPQFGIYTDVRVCYDCFNKSSSHGRADNVGSAGSISSATESFSGLNLGKEDASSPTKNPSVIECKCGMPLCICEAPKPEPAPVKQNVSTVSSSTTQSNPRPKKPASSQQKGSTTSSSNSSSFLNMGLMSNDSNDKSLSDYEVTGEGLREAIKSGDIKGVKKLLSQGVDSNYCDKQGFTLLHLAALFNQTEIALVLMDHGANVQSKNGQGETPLDCAPAMLQYKMRQKMDELAGSH, from the exons ATGGAGACGCCGCCGCCGTTCCAGGAGTCCGTCCACTGCGACGTCTGCCACTGCACCTTCTCCGCCTTCCGCCGCCGC CATCACTGCCGCAGCTGCGGGAGGACGCTCTGCCACGACCACTCTTCGTACCACATG GCTCTGCCGCAGTTCGGAATATACACAGACGTCAGGGTCTGCTACGATTGCTTCAACAAATCCTCAAG CCATGGACGTGCCGATAATGTGGGGTCAGCTGGGAGCATTTCTAGTGCAACTGAATCCTTTTCAGGTCTAAATTTGGGTAAAGAGGATGCTTCGTCGCCTACAAAGAATCCATCAGTTATCGAGTGCAAATGTGGGATGCCTTTGTGCATATGCGAAGCACCGAAACCGGAACCAGCACCTGTTAAG CAGAATGTCAGCACCGTTTCCTCCTCAACCACACAGTCGAACCCGAGACCAAAGAAACCTGCTAGCAGCCAACAGAAGGGTTCGACCACTTCCAGCAGCAACTCAAG CTCTTTCTTAAATATGGGCCTGATGAGCAACGATAGTAATGATAAGAGTCTGTCTGACTATGAAGTTACTGGGGAG GGACTGAGAGAGGCAATCAAAAGTGGGGATATTAAAGGTGTGAAGAAACTTCTTAGCCAG GGAGTGGATTCTAATTACTGCGACAAACAAGGATTTACTTTGCTACATTTG GCTGCGCTATTCAACCAGACTGAGATTGCTCTTGTTCTCATGGACCACGGAGCAAATGTTCAAAGCAAAAATGGACAAG GGGAAACTCCTTTGGACTGTGCTCCAGCCATGCTGCAATACAAAATGCGGCAAAAGATGGACGAACTCGCGGGATCACATTGA
- the LOC133892868 gene encoding folate synthesis bifunctional protein, mitochondrial-like: MPLHAKESLRKMYSGAKSYCGGLVPSHSFSVSYLSHSLRSSNKASRHAVPFKARSFTQCSSGGSSADQEIVIAMGSNVGDRVSTFDRALQLMKSTCVNITRHACLYETAPAYVTDQPRFLNSAIRGTTRLGPHELLKRLKEIEKDIGRTGGIRYGPRPIDLDILLYGNSKINSETLIVPHERIHERPFVLAPLVDLLGTSTDDGIETSWHSLSKCSGGFFELWNKLGGESMIGTEGIKRVLPIGNCLLDWCERTLVMGVLNLTPDSFSDGGKFQQVEAAISQAKLLISEGADIIDIGAQSTRPFAKRLSPNEELERLVPVLHEITKVPEMEGKLLSVDTFYAEVATEAVKRGVHMINDVSGGQLDPRILRVAAELGVPYVTMHMRGDPSTMQSEQNLQYGDVCKEVASELYTQVREAELSGIPLWRIVLDPGIGFSKKSGHNLEVIMGLESIRREMGKMSIGASHVPLLLGLSRKRFLGEICNRANPVERDVATVAAVTAGILNGANIVRVHNVGYGADAAKVCDALREGRR; encoded by the exons ATGCCCCTCCACGCTAAGGAGTCACTTAGAAAGATGTATTCAGGTGCAAAGAGCTACTGTGGAGGACTAGTGCCATCACATTCATTTTCAG TTTCTTATCTTAGTCATTCTCTGAGATCCTCAAACAAAGCTTCCAGACATGCTGTTCCATTCAAGGCTCGTTCGTTTACGCAATGTTCGTCTGGGGGCAGTTCTGCTGATCAAGAGATTGTTATCGCTATGGGAAGCAATGTGGGGGATAGAGTCAGTACATTTGACAGGGCATTGCAGCTGATGAAAAGCACATGCGTGAACATCACTAGGCATGCCTGCCTCTATGAGACTGCCCCTGCTTATGTGACCGATCAGCCGCGGTTTCTTAACTCTGCCATTCGGGGCACAACTAGGCTGGGACCTCACGAGTTGCTTAAGAGACTAAAGGAAATCGAGAAGGATATAGGGCGCACTGGTGGAATAAGGTATGGCCCAAGACCAATCGACTTAGACATACTTCTATATGGTAACTCCAAGATCAATAGTGAGACTCTAATTGTGCCGCATGAACGCATCCATGAGAGGCCATTTGTTTTAGCACCTCTTGTTGACCTCCTAGGTACATCCACTGATGATGGTATCGAAACAAGTTGGCACTCTCTCTCAAAGTGCAGTGGCGGGTTCTTTGAATTATGGAATAAACTTGGGGGTGAATCTATGATTGGAACAGAAGGTATTAAAAGGGTATTACCTATTGGGAATTGTCTGTTGGATTGGTGTGAGAGAACCCTTGTCATGGGGGTCCTTAATCTGACACCAGATAGCTTTAGTGATGGAGGTAAATTTCAACAAGTGGAAGCTGCCATTTCTCAGGCCAAGTTATTAATCTCAGAAGGCGCAGATATCATTGATATTGGTGCTCAATCTACCAGGCCCTTTGCAAAGAGATTATCTCCAAACGAAGAGCTTGAGAGGTTGGTTCCTGTACTACATGAGATCACAAAAGTTCCCGAGATGGAGGGCAAGTTGCTCTCAGTGGATACATTCTATGCGGAAGTTGCCACTGAAGCTGTGAAAAGAGGAGTTCACATGATCAACGATGTATCCGGTGGACAGCTTGACCCAAGAATTCTTAGAGTGGCAGCTGAACTGGGAGTTCCATATGTTACAATGCACATGAGGGGAGATCCATCAACTATGCAGAGTGAGCAGAATTTACAGTATGGTGATGTCTGCAAGGAAGTTGCTTCTGAGCTATATACACAGGTGAGAGAAGCAGAATTATCTGGGATTCCGTTGTGGAGGATAGTTCTTGATCCTGGCATTGGGTTCTCCAAGAAATCCGGACATAACCTTGAAGTAATTATGGGCTTGGAATCCATTAGGAGGGAAATGGGTAAAATGAGTATAGGTGCTTCACATGTGCCATTATTACTGGGACTCTCAAGGAAAAGATTTTTGGGTGAAATATGCAATCGTGCCAATCCAGTTGAGAGAGATGTTGCTACTGTTGCAGCTGTGACAGCTGGGATTTTGAACGGAGCTAACATAGTAAGGGTCCATAATGTTGGATATGGTGCAGATGCTGCAAAGGTTTGTGATGCATTGCGTGAGGGCAGAAGATGA